The following proteins are co-located in the Phaenicophaeus curvirostris isolate KB17595 chromosome 12, BPBGC_Pcur_1.0, whole genome shotgun sequence genome:
- the FAM81A gene encoding protein FAM81A: MAQRSPIFPTLAPSERRVRNIPLHSQALTAVPLASASLVDQLEDRILSHEKTTAALVEHAFRIKEDIVSTLHRMQNKGGGDRLARQLLEEHIRNITAIVRQLNRDIEMLQEQIRVRDNLSYGTNSTLKSLEMRQLSGLGDLRGRVARCDAGLARLSAEHKITYERLQSLSKDQHTSKLILESKIKEAEIQISHLLSRVEQSIMQQEAKLKIAYKESNQQLHLLDTKIKNATEELSSQILSARSWLEQERERIEKELVQKIDQLSLTLKENTEISERAQEMKFNQMAEKINKIEEIQKITMEAQEAKQTEEKINIRIGKLQNEINEDIKEMKAEVNTGFAAIYESIGSLRQVLEAKMKLDRDELQKQIHQMKQEVPTWGEAGP; this comes from the exons acGGGTTCGAAACATCCCGCTGCACAGCCAGGCGCTGACAGCGGTCCCACTGGCATCCGCAAGCCTGGTGGATCAGCTAGAAGACAGAATCCTGAGCCATGAGAAAACAACGGCGGCTCTTGTGGAACACGCTTTTCGCATTAAGGAGGACATTGTTTCCACTCTGCACAGAATGCAGAACAAAGGGGGGGGTGACCGGTTGGCTAGGCAACTCCTGGAAGAACATATCCGAAACATAACTGCAATAGTGAGGCAGCTCAATCGGGACATCGAG ATGCTGCAGGAGCAGATCCGTGTCAGAGACAATCTCAGCTACGGAACAAATTCTACCCTGAAGAGCTTGGAAATGCGGCAGCTTTCTGGTTTAGGAGATCTTCGGGGAAGAGTTGCAAG GTGTGATGCTGGGTTAGCCAGACTGTCTGCAGAGCATAAAATTACATATGAAAGACTTCAGAGCCTAAGTAAAGACCAACACACCTCCAAACTGATCTTAGAATCTAAAATCAAAGAGGCAGAAATACAG atttctcATCTCTTGAGCAGAGTAGAGCAGTCAATAATGCAACAAGAAGCAAAGCTGAAGATTGCCTACAAAGAGAGCAACCAACAGCTCCACCTTCTGGATACGAA AATAAAAAATGCTACGGAGGAGCTCAGCAGCCAGATTTTGTCTGCACGGAGCTGGCTGGAACAGGAACGTGAAAGGATTGAAAAAGAGCTTGTGCAAAAAATTGACCAGCTCTCACTGACTCTTAAGGAAAACACT GAAATAAGCGAAAGAGCTCAAGAGATGAAATTCAACCAAATGGCAGAGAAAATCAACAAAatagaagaaatacagaagataaCCATGGAAGCACAGGAAGCAAAACAGACtgaagaaaagataaatattcGAATTGGCaaacttcaaaatgaaataaatgaagataTAAAAGAAATGAAGGCCGAAGTCAATACCG GATTTGCAGCTATCTATGAGAGCATTGGGTCTCTACGGCAAGTTCTAGAGGCGAAAATGAAGCTGGACAGAGATGAACTACAGAAGCAGATCCACCAAATGAAGCAGGAGGTTCCAACCTGGGGAGAAGCTGGACCGTGA